One Microbacterium sp. zg-B96 genomic region harbors:
- a CDS encoding branched-chain amino acid ABC transporter permease: MTSPIPYPHARPWYRTPRGLLTLALLVVGVAIPFLVSDYDLFNMTRVLAIALGVAGLNLLVGFSGQISVGHGAIFGIGGYTTMLLMLNLDVPWPLALMASIGAGLIVGLAIGIPALKLGGLNLGLFTIAIAAVFPLVVSRFSDFTGGTVGLALPTSPFVAPDGIALTPAQFGFLFALLALAGTLVLLRNITVGRFGRAYAAIRTNRILAASNGVRVPQLKLIAFVVSSAVAGLAGGILVLVLTVATPDSYLLTFSLILLMAATVGGSRSWIGAIVGAAIVVYLPDFASKVLPGQASGQFAQLIFAVLLGVCLILAPGGLAAWSTSIGRRGAALVRGRRSTAPRNPKTESGSNTDPESYPETTTASTRKEANR; this comes from the coding sequence GTGACCAGTCCCATCCCCTACCCCCACGCGCGGCCCTGGTACCGCACCCCGCGAGGCCTGCTCACCCTCGCCCTGCTCGTGGTGGGCGTCGCGATCCCGTTCCTGGTGAGCGACTACGACCTGTTCAACATGACCCGCGTGCTCGCGATCGCTCTGGGAGTGGCGGGTCTGAACCTCCTCGTCGGGTTCTCAGGGCAGATCAGCGTCGGGCACGGCGCGATCTTCGGCATCGGCGGCTACACGACGATGCTCCTGATGCTGAACCTCGACGTACCGTGGCCACTCGCCCTCATGGCGAGCATCGGCGCGGGGCTCATCGTCGGCCTCGCGATCGGCATTCCGGCGCTGAAGCTCGGCGGACTGAACCTCGGGCTGTTCACCATAGCCATCGCCGCGGTCTTCCCGCTCGTGGTGAGCCGGTTCAGTGACTTCACCGGCGGGACCGTGGGGCTGGCGCTGCCGACCTCGCCCTTCGTCGCTCCTGACGGGATCGCGCTCACGCCCGCCCAGTTCGGTTTCCTCTTCGCCCTCCTGGCGCTTGCGGGCACGCTCGTGCTCCTCCGCAACATCACGGTGGGCCGCTTCGGCCGCGCCTACGCCGCGATTCGGACGAACCGGATCCTCGCCGCGTCCAACGGCGTGCGCGTCCCCCAGTTGAAGCTCATCGCCTTCGTCGTCAGCTCCGCCGTGGCGGGTCTGGCCGGCGGCATCCTCGTGCTCGTACTGACGGTCGCGACGCCCGACAGCTACCTGCTGACGTTCTCGCTGATCCTGCTCATGGCCGCCACGGTCGGCGGCAGCCGCTCGTGGATCGGCGCGATCGTGGGTGCGGCGATCGTCGTGTACCTCCCCGACTTCGCCAGCAAGGTCCTGCCCGGCCAGGCGTCGGGGCAGTTCGCCCAGCTCATCTTCGCCGTGCTCCTCGGTGTCTGCCTGATCCTCGCGCCCGGTGGCCTGGCCGCGTGGAGCACGTCGATCGGCCGCCGCGGCGCCGCGCTCGTGCGCGGTCGCCGAAGCACCGCCCCACGCAACCCCAAGACCGAATCCGGCAGTAACACCGACCCCGAGTCCTATCCCGAAACAACAACAGCATCCACACGAAAGGAAGCGAATCGATGA
- a CDS encoding fumarylacetoacetate hydrolase family protein: protein MRIARWTHEEVVGEGFVVDGRVVPFPDGLTVADALARGIDGAAALLSRVADAAGIPLADVDLLAPVVPPSVRDFVAFEEHVEGVSAGVEGKIDVPPEWYQAPTFYFTNPHTILAPFQEVAPPVTERLDFELEVAVVIGAVPGSTGSNLTPDAAAEHIFGYTIMNDWSARDLQAREMKVRLGPCKGKDFGTTLGPWIVTADELAPYLDAEGFLAVRAEVYVNDALVGEDLVSNAGWPFPELVAYASRNSRVVPGDVLGSGTVGNGGCLGELWGRNQGLIPPPLQTGDEVRMVVEGIGEIRARVGAPVPAPVLPPARPRSRARRR from the coding sequence ATGAGAATCGCTCGCTGGACCCACGAAGAGGTCGTGGGGGAGGGCTTCGTCGTCGACGGCCGCGTCGTGCCCTTCCCGGACGGGCTGACGGTCGCCGACGCCCTCGCCCGGGGGATCGACGGAGCCGCCGCGCTGCTGTCGCGCGTCGCCGACGCCGCCGGCATCCCGCTCGCCGACGTGGACCTCCTCGCCCCCGTCGTACCCCCATCCGTGCGCGACTTCGTCGCCTTCGAGGAGCACGTCGAAGGTGTGAGTGCCGGAGTAGAGGGGAAAATCGACGTGCCGCCCGAGTGGTACCAGGCGCCGACGTTCTACTTCACAAACCCGCACACGATCCTCGCCCCGTTCCAGGAGGTCGCGCCACCGGTCACCGAGCGCCTCGACTTCGAGCTCGAGGTCGCCGTCGTGATCGGGGCAGTGCCGGGATCGACGGGGTCGAACCTCACGCCGGACGCGGCCGCCGAGCACATCTTCGGGTACACGATCATGAACGACTGGTCGGCCCGCGACCTGCAGGCCCGCGAGATGAAGGTGCGCCTCGGGCCGTGCAAGGGCAAGGACTTCGGCACGACGCTGGGGCCCTGGATCGTGACGGCGGACGAGCTCGCGCCCTACCTCGACGCGGAGGGCTTCCTCGCCGTCCGCGCCGAGGTGTACGTCAACGACGCGCTCGTCGGCGAGGACCTCGTGTCCAACGCGGGCTGGCCGTTCCCGGAGTTGGTGGCGTACGCGTCGCGCAACTCGCGGGTGGTCCCCGGCGATGTGCTCGGCTCGGGCACCGTCGGCAACGGAGGATGCCTCGGCGAGCTGTGGGGGCGCAACCAGGGCCTCATCCCGCCTCCGCTGCAGACCGGCGACGAGGTGCGGATGGTCGTCGAGGGCATCGGCGAGATCCGCGCCCGCGTCGGCGCCCCCGTGCCGGCTCCGGTTCTGCCGCCCGCACGCCCGCGCTCACGGGCGCGTCGTCGCTGA
- a CDS encoding branched-chain amino acid ABC transporter permease: MTEFFQIFLDGLTTGTVYAALALALSVVFQGTGMLNFAQGELAVVAAFIAFTMLSTGISPWLAILIAVAASAVIGALVHVLVVRWADTRNEGVLMAMGVALLLGISALAGIIWGTDPRSYPSPFGSGLIEFAGLRLTYQQAGGALLVVVAMGLTALLFQKTPIGLRLRAVAQNAPSAALLGLSAPVWLALGWAIAGAVGAVAGVVAAPTLGLSPSMMNFPLLMALAAATLGGLTSRVGAVVGGLLIGVVTAFAGRYIPFLGGDLNIVVAFVLIVIVLLVKPGGLFGKERMVRA; this comes from the coding sequence ATGACTGAGTTCTTCCAGATCTTCCTGGACGGCCTCACCACCGGAACCGTCTACGCCGCCCTCGCCCTGGCGCTGAGCGTCGTGTTCCAAGGCACCGGCATGCTGAACTTCGCGCAGGGGGAGCTCGCCGTCGTGGCCGCCTTCATCGCGTTCACGATGCTCTCGACCGGCATCTCGCCGTGGCTCGCGATCCTCATCGCCGTCGCCGCATCCGCCGTGATCGGCGCCCTCGTGCACGTGCTGGTGGTCCGCTGGGCCGACACCCGCAACGAAGGCGTCCTGATGGCGATGGGTGTGGCGTTGCTCCTCGGGATCAGCGCGCTCGCCGGCATCATCTGGGGAACCGACCCGCGCAGCTACCCCAGCCCTTTCGGCTCCGGACTCATCGAGTTCGCCGGACTGCGCCTCACCTACCAGCAGGCCGGTGGCGCGCTCCTCGTCGTCGTCGCGATGGGCCTGACCGCGCTCCTCTTCCAGAAGACCCCGATCGGATTGCGTCTGCGCGCCGTCGCGCAGAATGCCCCCTCGGCGGCACTGCTGGGGCTGTCAGCCCCCGTGTGGCTCGCCCTCGGGTGGGCGATCGCCGGCGCCGTCGGCGCGGTGGCCGGCGTCGTGGCCGCCCCCACCCTGGGACTGTCCCCGTCGATGATGAACTTCCCGCTGTTGATGGCCCTCGCCGCCGCCACGCTCGGAGGCTTGACCAGTCGAGTGGGCGCGGTCGTCGGTGGCCTGCTGATCGGCGTCGTCACGGCGTTTGCCGGCAGGTACATTCCCTTCCTCGGTGGGGACCTCAACATCGTGGTCGCCTTCGTCCTCATCGTGATCGTCCTGCTTGTCAAGCCCGGCGGACTCTTCGGAAAAGAGCGGATGGTGCGCGCGTGA
- a CDS encoding amidohydrolase family protein has protein sequence MTAPPQSVTDVHAHLLLPGLHAEVARRAPDLVAEAAALELVRHGADSQAVSGPMVGARVPKLTDVGLRLAAMDAQGVDVQWVSASPNHFYPWAPEGLAVWAAAEANRLIAEHTAQAPDRLVGLGLVPLQHPERLVELLDDAVLGRGLAGVEISSFAGDVELSDERLERFWARAAELGCVVFLHPFGCSLDERLDRFYLANTVGQPVENAVALSHLIFAGVLDRHPGLRLVAAHGGGYLPTSIGRSDHAWRVRPDARVCAHEPSSYLRRIWFDTVVHDAGALRHLIEVAGESQVVLGSDFPFDMGLEDPVAFVESAGLAPQAAERILRSNAAALLGKTVDA, from the coding sequence ATGACCGCGCCGCCGCAGTCCGTCACCGACGTCCACGCCCATCTTCTCCTGCCTGGGCTGCACGCCGAGGTCGCGCGCCGCGCCCCCGACCTCGTCGCCGAGGCCGCTGCACTGGAGCTCGTGCGCCACGGTGCCGACAGCCAGGCGGTGTCAGGACCGATGGTCGGTGCCCGCGTCCCCAAGCTCACCGACGTGGGCCTGCGCCTGGCTGCGATGGACGCGCAGGGCGTCGACGTGCAGTGGGTCAGCGCCTCGCCCAACCATTTCTATCCGTGGGCGCCCGAGGGACTTGCGGTGTGGGCCGCGGCTGAGGCGAACCGTCTCATCGCAGAGCACACCGCACAGGCGCCGGATCGCCTCGTGGGACTGGGACTCGTGCCCCTGCAGCATCCGGAGCGCCTCGTCGAACTGCTCGACGACGCCGTGCTCGGCCGCGGGCTCGCGGGGGTGGAGATCTCTTCCTTCGCCGGTGACGTGGAACTGTCGGACGAGCGGCTGGAGCGGTTCTGGGCGCGCGCGGCGGAGCTCGGCTGCGTCGTCTTCCTGCATCCGTTCGGCTGCTCGCTCGACGAGCGGCTCGACCGGTTCTACCTCGCCAACACCGTCGGGCAGCCCGTCGAGAACGCCGTCGCCCTGTCGCACCTGATCTTCGCGGGGGTGCTGGACCGTCACCCCGGTCTCCGGCTCGTCGCGGCGCACGGCGGCGGGTACCTGCCGACCTCGATCGGCCGCAGCGATCACGCGTGGCGCGTGCGTCCCGATGCGCGCGTCTGCGCGCACGAACCGTCCAGCTACCTGCGGAGGATCTGGTTCGACACGGTCGTGCACGACGCCGGCGCGCTGCGTCACCTCATCGAGGTCGCCGGCGAGAGCCAGGTCGTGCTCGGCAGCGACTTCCCGTTCGATATGGGCTTGGAGGATCCCGTCGCCTTCGTGGAGTCCGCCGGTCTCGCACCGCAGGCCGCGGAGCGCATCCTGCGCTCAAACGCGGCGGCCCTGCTGGGAAAGACGGTGGACGCATGA
- a CDS encoding alpha/beta hydrolase — MSPNSNTTVVLVHGAFAENSSWNGVIEQLAQNGVRARAASNPLRSLTGDAEYVADLVRGVDGPVVLVGHSYGGMVITQAAASAENVEALVYVGAFAPDTGESTSQLTDLYPGSSLGQTVSALPLTSGGTDLTIRTELFHQQFCADVDDATAALMAATQRAISDRALSEPLATSSPAWRSIPSWFVSGGADRNIPAAAIAFFAARAGSKGTTVVAEASHAIGVSQPDAVTRTILAAITG, encoded by the coding sequence ATGTCTCCCAACAGCAACACCACGGTCGTCCTCGTGCACGGCGCATTCGCCGAGAACTCCAGTTGGAACGGCGTGATCGAACAGCTCGCGCAGAACGGCGTGCGCGCACGCGCAGCATCCAACCCGTTGCGCAGCCTGACCGGTGACGCGGAGTACGTCGCCGACCTCGTGCGGGGCGTCGACGGGCCGGTCGTCCTGGTAGGGCACTCCTACGGCGGCATGGTGATCACGCAAGCGGCGGCTTCGGCCGAGAACGTCGAAGCGCTCGTGTACGTCGGCGCCTTTGCACCCGACACCGGGGAGTCGACGTCTCAGCTCACCGACCTCTACCCCGGAAGCTCCCTGGGTCAGACTGTGTCGGCGTTGCCGCTGACCTCTGGAGGGACCGACCTCACCATCCGCACGGAGCTGTTCCACCAGCAGTTCTGCGCGGACGTCGACGACGCCACGGCGGCCCTCATGGCCGCGACCCAGCGTGCGATCTCCGATCGTGCGCTGAGCGAGCCGCTGGCCACGTCGTCGCCGGCGTGGCGATCGATCCCGTCGTGGTTCGTGTCCGGCGGAGCCGACAGAAACATCCCTGCTGCCGCGATCGCGTTCTTCGCCGCGCGCGCCGGTTCGAAGGGCACGACGGTCGTGGCGGAGGCATCCCACGCGATCGGCGTCTCGCAGCCGGATGCCGTGACCCGCACGATCCTCGCCGCCATCACGGGGTGA
- a CDS encoding alpha/beta hydrolase, with amino-acid sequence MSHTDHIIRNVVLVHGAFADGSGWRRVYDTLTAEGHRVTIVQNPLTSLQDDIAATKRVLDLQEGPTILVGHSWGGTVITEAGNHPAVAGLVYVSALAPDSGENTATQYEGFAPTPNFTIDVGEDGFGFLNPDTFKIGFAADASDEDAAFLRDSQVPINMSAFATPVAHAAWHDKPAWAVIATEDQSFDQAMLKHMAERAGAEITYVSASHAVFMTQARVVSEVIHTAAEHALATAH; translated from the coding sequence ATGAGTCACACGGATCACATCATCAGGAACGTCGTGCTGGTGCACGGCGCGTTCGCGGACGGTTCCGGCTGGCGGCGGGTCTACGACACGCTGACCGCCGAAGGACACCGGGTCACGATCGTGCAGAACCCGCTCACCTCTCTGCAAGACGACATCGCCGCCACAAAAAGGGTGCTCGACCTGCAGGAGGGCCCGACGATCCTCGTCGGTCACTCCTGGGGCGGCACGGTGATCACCGAGGCCGGCAACCACCCCGCCGTCGCGGGACTGGTGTACGTGTCCGCCCTGGCTCCGGACAGCGGCGAGAACACGGCCACGCAGTACGAGGGGTTTGCGCCCACCCCGAACTTCACCATCGATGTGGGAGAGGACGGGTTCGGGTTCCTCAATCCCGACACCTTCAAGATCGGTTTCGCGGCGGATGCCAGTGACGAGGATGCGGCGTTCCTGCGTGACTCGCAGGTGCCGATCAACATGTCGGCCTTCGCCACCCCGGTGGCGCACGCCGCGTGGCACGACAAGCCGGCTTGGGCGGTCATCGCCACCGAGGACCAGTCCTTCGACCAGGCGATGCTGAAGCACATGGCTGAGCGGGCGGGCGCGGAGATCACCTACGTCTCGGCCAGTCATGCCGTCTTCATGACTCAGGCCCGCGTCGTCTCGGAGGTCATCCACACCGCAGCCGAGCATGCGCTGGCGACGGCGCACTGA
- a CDS encoding ABC transporter substrate-binding protein, with amino-acid sequence MMKTSRRARSAVIAAAAVAVTTLLLSGCTGRQAANEPPAEPQDDSPIVIGASWPQSGPLAAAAAGLHGFEAYIEMTNAEGGIDGREIKLVTADDAYDPARLADNQRSFVEKEGAIAVVNFGGIAVPGRPYLNDKKVAQIALAGQTPLSDVENFPYTRAFWPDVVWEGQLHAQWLQENRPDAVVGFIGFNNDLSESHIAGLEAGGLTPAQVAMVPPGTADLTAQVSQFQAAGVDTVIINIGAPTIGAVTKYMDEIGYEPTLLLAGNMADFVTVVDPAGADAVVDAYAFHWGKDPADPKNAEDAATQAFIEVMTEYGYESDTRQALAFNGYGLGAALVEALNNAPELTADGLLEAWDALEDTENPYLQDGMMLDAGFGGRLIFQVQLTQFDGETWVPQGDVIDLRDLGIVE; translated from the coding sequence ATGATGAAGACGTCACGACGAGCTCGCTCCGCCGTCATCGCCGCCGCCGCAGTAGCGGTCACCACCCTGCTGCTCAGCGGCTGCACGGGACGGCAGGCCGCGAACGAACCACCCGCTGAGCCGCAGGATGACAGCCCGATCGTCATCGGGGCCAGCTGGCCCCAAAGCGGGCCGCTGGCCGCGGCGGCCGCAGGCTTGCACGGCTTCGAGGCCTACATCGAGATGACCAACGCGGAAGGCGGCATCGACGGACGCGAGATCAAGCTCGTCACCGCCGACGACGCCTATGACCCCGCCCGTCTCGCCGACAACCAGCGCAGCTTCGTGGAGAAGGAGGGCGCCATCGCCGTGGTCAACTTCGGCGGCATCGCGGTTCCCGGCCGGCCGTATCTCAACGACAAGAAGGTCGCGCAGATCGCACTGGCCGGGCAGACCCCGCTCAGCGACGTGGAGAACTTCCCCTATACGCGCGCCTTCTGGCCCGACGTGGTGTGGGAGGGCCAGTTGCACGCCCAGTGGCTGCAGGAGAACCGCCCCGACGCGGTCGTCGGCTTCATCGGGTTCAACAACGACCTCAGCGAGAGCCACATCGCCGGTCTCGAGGCCGGTGGCCTGACCCCCGCGCAGGTCGCCATGGTTCCCCCGGGCACGGCCGACCTCACCGCGCAGGTCAGCCAGTTCCAGGCGGCGGGCGTGGACACCGTCATCATCAACATCGGCGCCCCCACGATCGGCGCGGTCACGAAGTACATGGACGAGATCGGCTACGAGCCCACTCTCCTGCTCGCAGGCAACATGGCCGACTTCGTCACCGTGGTCGACCCCGCCGGCGCGGACGCCGTCGTCGACGCCTACGCGTTCCACTGGGGCAAGGACCCGGCCGACCCGAAGAACGCCGAGGATGCCGCGACCCAGGCCTTCATCGAGGTCATGACCGAGTACGGCTACGAGAGCGACACCCGGCAGGCCCTCGCGTTCAACGGCTACGGACTGGGTGCCGCGCTGGTGGAAGCGCTGAACAACGCTCCCGAGCTGACCGCCGACGGACTGCTCGAGGCGTGGGACGCTCTCGAGGACACCGAGAACCCGTACCTCCAGGACGGCATGATGCTGGACGCGGGATTCGGCGGGCGACTCATCTTCCAGGTTCAGCTCACGCAGTTCGACGGTGAGACCTGGGTGCCGCAGGGCGACGTGATCGACCTCCGGGACCTCGGCATCGTCGAATAG
- a CDS encoding ATP-binding cassette domain-containing protein: MMTLDTDATVGPDERDMAAPALTIRDVGIGFRGVRALDAVSFSIPRGGTSAVIGPNGAGKTTLFNCISGIYRHEGEIELAGRPMSGVPAQARAIAGIARTFQTPALLPDLNVFENVLLGAHGGMRAGMWSAALRIGRASREERAVRLEAWDLMGPLALQPLALAPVSSLAHADRRRVEVARALLSRPSLLLLDEPAAGLSADEADELLEVIADFGADTDMTSLLVEHDVGLVMRVARFVAVLDAGRLLAYGDPTTVSADPRVIAAYLGADAPSDGELLP, encoded by the coding sequence ATGATGACCCTGGACACCGATGCGACCGTCGGCCCTGACGAGCGCGATATGGCCGCCCCTGCCCTGACGATCCGTGACGTGGGCATCGGCTTTCGCGGCGTGCGCGCGCTGGACGCCGTCAGCTTCTCGATCCCTCGCGGCGGAACGAGCGCGGTCATCGGGCCCAATGGGGCGGGCAAGACGACCCTGTTCAACTGCATCAGCGGGATCTACCGCCACGAGGGCGAGATCGAGCTGGCCGGCCGGCCCATGAGCGGCGTGCCGGCGCAGGCCCGGGCGATCGCAGGCATCGCCCGCACCTTCCAGACGCCCGCGCTCCTTCCCGACCTCAACGTCTTCGAAAACGTCCTGCTGGGTGCGCACGGCGGGATGCGCGCCGGAATGTGGTCCGCCGCGCTGCGGATCGGCCGAGCGAGCCGCGAGGAACGCGCCGTCCGCCTCGAGGCGTGGGATCTGATGGGTCCGCTCGCGCTGCAACCTCTGGCGCTCGCGCCGGTGAGCAGCCTGGCCCACGCCGATCGACGCCGAGTGGAAGTGGCGCGCGCGCTGCTGTCACGTCCCTCGCTGCTCCTGCTCGACGAGCCCGCCGCCGGACTGAGTGCCGACGAAGCCGATGAACTGCTGGAGGTCATCGCCGACTTCGGGGCCGACACGGACATGACGAGCCTCCTCGTCGAGCACGACGTCGGCCTCGTCATGCGCGTCGCTCGCTTCGTCGCGGTGCTCGACGCCGGCCGGCTGCTCGCGTACGGCGACCCGACAACCGTGTCCGCTGACCCCCGCGTGATCGCCGCGTACCTCGGTGCCGACGCGCCGTCTGACGGGGAGCTGCTGCCATGA
- a CDS encoding ABC transporter ATP-binding protein, translating to MTVLTTQNLRARYGGVEVLHGVDLAIEEGEIVALLGANGAGKTTLLRAICRQVDSSGAITLDGTRIDKMTTARVARLGIGHVPEGRGTFTELTVEENLRLGILARPRPVRATANEDLDLINETFPVLHEMRGRQAGALSGGQAQMLAVARALLARPRLLLVDEPSLGLAPLTTLELFNRFQSLRDAWSLTILLAEQNARLSLRVADRAVVLTRGRVSLEGPAADLQDHDALRAAYLGEAPSAPADRPFPSTRGALDD from the coding sequence ATGACCGTCCTCACGACCCAGAACCTCCGCGCGCGCTACGGCGGGGTCGAAGTGCTCCACGGTGTGGATCTCGCGATCGAAGAGGGTGAGATCGTCGCCCTGCTCGGCGCGAACGGCGCCGGCAAGACGACCCTGCTCCGTGCCATCTGCAGACAGGTCGATTCGAGCGGTGCCATCACTCTCGACGGCACCCGCATCGACAAAATGACGACGGCGCGCGTGGCCCGCCTCGGCATCGGCCATGTCCCCGAGGGCCGCGGAACCTTCACGGAGCTGACCGTCGAGGAGAACCTGCGCCTGGGCATACTCGCCCGGCCCCGCCCCGTGCGTGCGACGGCCAACGAGGACCTGGACCTGATCAATGAGACCTTCCCGGTGCTGCACGAGATGCGCGGCCGCCAGGCGGGGGCGCTGTCGGGAGGACAGGCGCAGATGCTCGCAGTGGCGCGGGCACTTCTCGCCCGGCCCCGCCTGCTTCTGGTCGACGAGCCGTCACTGGGCCTGGCCCCCCTGACCACGCTCGAGTTGTTCAACCGCTTCCAGTCGCTGCGGGATGCGTGGTCGCTGACGATCCTGCTCGCCGAGCAGAATGCGCGATTGTCGCTGCGGGTGGCCGACCGCGCGGTCGTCCTCACCCGGGGTCGCGTGTCGCTCGAGGGTCCCGCCGCGGATCTGCAGGATCACGACGCGCTGCGTGCGGCCTACCTCGGCGAGGCGCCGTCCGCTCCTGCGGACCGCCCGTTCCCTTCGACCCGAGGAGCGCTCGATGACTGA
- a CDS encoding FAD-dependent monooxygenase, with translation MTAVHTVAIVGSGVAGLAAGIQLAKAGVEVDLFEAKPQLTALGSGISLQGNALRVFDALGAWDDIREAGYPFEGLTLRAPGPGAPVVAELPDVKTGGPDYPAGMGMPRAELARILLAHAERAGVQVHFGAKLTGLTQDADGVQIEIEGAPAGRYDLVIGADGLHSTVRELIGIEAKPESTGMGIWRTFVSRPAEVERSTLYYGGPVYIAGYTPTGEDSMYAFLVEKAEDRFGVDPDEARRLMLEASRAYDGPWNQIRADIEAGADAHYTWFTQHLVAEPWNRGRVVIIGDAAHSCPPTIAQGAAQGVEDAFVLTELLTRGESLDQGMWDEFHARRIPRAGAVVAASVQLGQWQIDGDRSADAGGLIFGIAQKMAEPA, from the coding sequence ATGACTGCAGTGCACACCGTCGCAATCGTGGGGTCCGGCGTCGCCGGCCTGGCCGCCGGCATCCAGCTGGCCAAGGCCGGCGTCGAGGTCGATCTCTTCGAAGCCAAGCCGCAGCTGACCGCCCTCGGCTCCGGCATCAGTCTGCAGGGCAACGCCCTGCGGGTGTTCGACGCGCTGGGCGCGTGGGACGACATCCGCGAGGCCGGATACCCGTTCGAGGGGCTCACCTTGCGCGCGCCCGGTCCCGGTGCTCCCGTGGTCGCCGAGCTTCCCGATGTGAAGACGGGAGGTCCGGATTATCCGGCCGGGATGGGGATGCCGCGGGCAGAGCTTGCCCGCATCCTCTTGGCGCACGCCGAGCGCGCGGGCGTGCAGGTGCACTTCGGAGCGAAGCTGACCGGCCTCACCCAGGATGCGGACGGCGTCCAGATCGAGATCGAGGGCGCGCCTGCCGGCCGCTACGACCTCGTGATCGGCGCGGACGGGCTGCACTCGACGGTGCGCGAGCTCATCGGGATCGAGGCGAAGCCCGAGTCGACGGGGATGGGGATCTGGCGCACGTTCGTCTCGCGCCCGGCGGAGGTCGAACGCAGCACGCTCTACTACGGTGGGCCGGTCTACATCGCCGGCTACACCCCGACGGGTGAGGACAGCATGTACGCGTTCCTCGTGGAGAAGGCAGAAGACCGCTTCGGCGTCGACCCTGACGAGGCGCGCCGGCTCATGCTCGAGGCATCGCGTGCGTACGACGGGCCGTGGAACCAGATCCGGGCCGACATCGAAGCCGGCGCTGACGCGCACTACACGTGGTTCACGCAGCATCTCGTGGCAGAGCCGTGGAACCGTGGCCGCGTGGTCATCATCGGTGACGCCGCGCACAGCTGCCCCCCGACGATCGCCCAGGGCGCCGCGCAGGGGGTGGAGGATGCCTTCGTCCTCACCGAACTGCTCACGCGGGGCGAGAGCCTCGACCAGGGGATGTGGGACGAGTTCCACGCCCGCCGCATCCCCCGCGCGGGGGCGGTGGTGGCAGCGTCGGTGCAGCTCGGCCAATGGCAGATCGACGGTGATCGCAGCGCCGACGCCGGCGGGCTGATCTTCGGGATCGCGCAGAAGATGGCAGAGCCCGCATGA
- a CDS encoding cyclase family protein — translation MTAPSEHPADLDRNDPEGEIAARVTAYRNWGRWGEDDVLGTLNFIDEAKRVEAAALVTQGRVVSLSQAFNTDGPQKGWRRRINPVHTMTDTGTDAERGNQPFPHGIGGADDYITMPLQCSTQWDGLGHIFDHGMAWNGRRAGDVVTSDGDLVTGIEHAAAVIVSRGVLLDMGRFLQPDTGELPDGYGITAADLDACIAAQGESSRVGRGDILLVRTGRLARARREGWNDYAGGEAAGMSLTTAGWLHRSEVAAVATDTWGFEVRPNEFDVPSFQPLHQIAIPNMGLTIGEMWDFDELADACAARGRWDVLLSAPPLPITGAVGSPINPVAVF, via the coding sequence ATGACCGCGCCGAGCGAGCACCCGGCCGACCTCGACCGCAACGACCCCGAAGGCGAGATCGCCGCGCGCGTGACGGCGTATCGCAATTGGGGCCGGTGGGGTGAGGACGACGTCCTGGGCACCCTCAACTTCATCGACGAGGCCAAGCGCGTCGAGGCGGCGGCACTCGTGACGCAAGGGCGTGTCGTCTCGCTGTCGCAGGCGTTCAACACGGACGGCCCTCAGAAGGGGTGGCGGCGCCGGATCAATCCCGTCCACACCATGACCGACACCGGCACCGACGCCGAACGCGGCAACCAGCCGTTCCCGCACGGCATCGGCGGCGCCGACGACTACATCACGATGCCTCTGCAGTGCTCCACGCAGTGGGACGGCCTCGGCCACATCTTCGACCACGGGATGGCGTGGAACGGTCGCCGTGCGGGCGATGTCGTCACCAGTGACGGCGACCTCGTCACCGGGATCGAGCACGCGGCCGCTGTCATCGTCTCCCGTGGCGTCCTGCTCGACATGGGGCGCTTCCTGCAGCCCGACACCGGAGAACTGCCCGACGGCTACGGCATCACCGCCGCCGACCTCGACGCGTGCATCGCGGCGCAGGGGGAGTCCAGCCGGGTCGGACGCGGCGACATCCTGCTGGTGCGCACGGGCCGGCTCGCCCGTGCCCGGCGGGAGGGGTGGAACGACTATGCCGGCGGCGAAGCGGCCGGCATGTCGCTGACCACCGCCGGCTGGCTGCACAGAAGCGAGGTCGCAGCGGTCGCCACCGACACGTGGGGCTTCGAAGTGCGCCCCAACGAGTTCGACGTGCCGTCGTTCCAGCCTCTGCACCAGATCGCGATCCCGAACATGGGGCTCACGATCGGTGAGATGTGGGACTTCGACGAGCTCGCCGACGCGTGCGCCGCACGCGGACGCTGGGACGTGCTGCTGTCGGCGCCACCCCTGCCGATCACCGGGGCGGTCGGTTCGCCGATCAATCCGGTGGCCGTCTTCTGA